The following proteins are encoded in a genomic region of Diabrotica virgifera virgifera chromosome 1, PGI_DIABVI_V3a:
- the LOC114326940 gene encoding PBAN-type neuropeptides-like — protein MNISVGVSVLFLLTLYFKNITSHELEKSKEDESKYSAPVWFGPRVGRKKRGFLDEEYKNIDKQELETLLELIKKNPWTIMLFSNGKGRLLNFNPKESSIEGLNEDEITEIVQRSMFAPRLGRSAFFPRLGRDNEME, from the exons ATGAATATCTCGGTAGGTGTCTCTGTGCTTTTCCTTTTGACACTTTACTTCAAGAATATCACCTCACACGAATTAGAGAAAAGCAAAGAGGATGAAAGCAAATACTCAGCACCCGTTTGGTTCGGACCTAGGGTTGGCAGGAAGAAACGGGGATTTCTCGATGAAGAATACAAGAATATTGATAAACAAGAATTGGAGACTTTATTGGAACTGATCAAGAAGAATCCATGGACCATTATGCTGTTTAGTAATG GAAAGGGTCGCCTTTTGAATTTTAATCCAAAAGAAAGCAGCATAGAAGGACTCAATGAAGACGAAATAACGGAAATAGTCCAAAGGTCCATGTTTGCACCACGACTAGGCAGATCAGCGTTTTTCCCGAGGTTAGGAAGGGACAACGAGATGGAATAA